In a genomic window of Gigantopelta aegis isolate Gae_Host chromosome 9, Gae_host_genome, whole genome shotgun sequence:
- the LOC121380515 gene encoding uncharacterized protein LOC121380515: MLPADTRFSLKTACRHYADYEHCEDVYGDNCTDTMKETQIFHTVFKPLCRENYKQYLSHLDCYRRMKKYFSTCRRKRRSKMPSGIQSSRGSYWCRITGDFITCMYSNIALGCSIEAANVYLTIMNKTIETLPHSGAPCAFTHPLDLLKTTSSPSASTSPLYMLRDAEQVSNGQYQSINPVHNSQGHICISVMFILIHLIFFSYANIL; encoded by the exons ATGCTGCCCGCAGACACGAGGTTCTCGCTGAAGACAGCCTGCAG ACATTACGCCGACTACGAGCACTGCGAGGACGTGTACGGCGACAACTGCACCGACACCATGAAGGAAACACAGATCTTCCACACCGTCTTCAAGCCGCTCTGTCGCGAAAACTATAAGC AATACCTTTCTCACTTGGACTGTTACAGAAGAATGAAGAAATATTTCAGCACGTGTAGAAGAAAACGACGCTCGAAAATGCCGAGTGGGATACAGTCCTCCAGAGGCAGCTACTGGTGCAG gatTACAGGTGACTTCATAACCTGCATGTACAGTAACATAGCACTTGGTTGCTCCATAGAGGCTGCTAacgtttatttaaccatcatgAATAAAACTATTGAGACGCTCCCTCATTCTGGAGCGCCATGCGCATTCACACATCCGCTTGACCTACTGAAGACCACGTCATCTCCAAGTGCGTCAACGTCACCACTGTACATGCTGCGTGATGCGGAACAGGTGTCGAACGGACAGTACCAGTCTATTAATCCGGTCCACAATTCTCAAGGACATATATGCATTTCTGTAATGTTTATActgatacatttaatatttttttcgtatGCAAATATTTTATGA